From Xanthomonas sp. 10-10:
GTCCACAGTCAGCGCCGGCAGCGCTTCCGGGTGCTCAAGCGCACACACGGTGTCGGAAATGGTCAGCTCGGCCACGCCGGAGATGGCGACGATGTCGCCGGCCTCGGCGGTGTCCTGCTCGATGCGTTCCAGGCCCAGGAAGCCCAGCACCTGCAGCACCTTGCCCTGACGCTTCTTGCCTTCGCGGTCGATCACGCTGACCGGCATGTTCTTCTTCAGCACGCCGCGCTGGATGCGGCCGATGCCGATCACGCCGACGAAGTTGTTGTAGTCCAGCTGGCTGATGCGCATCTGGAACGGGCCGTCCGGATCCACGTCCGGTGCCGACACATGCTGCATGATCGCTTCGTACAGCGGGGTCATGTCGCCGTCGCGCACGTCCGAATCCAGGCTGGCGTAGCCGTTCAGTGCGGAGGTGTAGACGATCGGGAAGTCCAGCTGCTCGTCGGTAGCGCCGAGCTTGTCGAACAGGTCGAACACCTGGTCGATCACCCAGTCCGGGCGTGCGCCGGGACGGTCGATCTTGTTGACCACCACGATCGGCTTGAAGCCCATCGCAAACGCCTTCTGGGTCACGAAGCGGGTCTGCGGCATCGGGCCGTCCATCGCGTCGACCAGGATCAGCACCGAGTCCACCATCGACAGCACGCGCTCGACTTCGCCACCGAAGTCGGCGTGTCCCGGGGTGTCGACGATGTTGATGCGGTTGCCGTTCCAGGTGATGGCCGTGTTCTTGGCCAGGATCGTGATGCCACGTTCCTTTTCCTGATCGTTGCTGTCCATCACACGCTCAGCCAAGACGGTGCGTTCGGACAGGGTGCCGGACTGCTTCAGCAGGCAGTCGACGAGGGTGGTCTTGCCATGGTCGACGTGCGCGACGATGGCGATATTGCGGAGTTTTTCAATGGACATGCGGAAAGGGCCCCTGTCTGGCGCCAGTCTTGAGATGAGGTAAGCCCGACATTATAGCGGTTTCGTTGCGTTGCCGTTGCGGATTGACCGACGTCGGTTCAGATCGCCCATTCAGCCAGCGTGACGGCGCTCAGGATCCGGGCCCGGCCACGTCGTTGGACCATGGTCGTAACTGCGCGGTCGTCCACGCGCCCGGGTGTATCCTAATGGGCTGTTGATCACCCCAGAACCTGCAAGGATTTCCATGTCCCTGATCGCCACTTTCGACACCTCCCGCGGCCCGATCGTTGTTGAGCTGTATCCGGAGAAGGCGCCGCTGACCGTCGCCAACTTCGTGAATCTGGCCAAGCGCGGCTTCTACAACGGCCTGAGCTTCCACCGCGTCATCGCCGACTTCATGATCCAGGGCGGTTGCCCGGAAGGTTCCGGCCGCGGCGGCCCGGGCTACCGTTTCGAAGACGAGACCAATAACGGCGTCGGCCACGAGCGCGGCGTGCTGTCCATGGCCAATGCCGGCCCGAACACCAATGGCAGCCAGTTCTTCATCACCCACACCGCCACCCCGTGGCTGGACGGCAAGCACACCGTGTTCGGCAAGGTCACCCAGGGCCTGGACGTGGTGGACAGCGTTGCCCAGGGCGACACCATCAACACGCTCACCATCGAAGGCGACACCGACGCCGTGCTGGCCGCCAAGGCCGACCGCGTTGCGGAGTGGAACAAGATCCTCGCCGCCTGATCGCAGCCCCCCGTCGAACGGCCGCCTTGCGCGGCCGTTTGCTTGTCAATGCGCGCCGCCAGGCCTTGCGGCCCCCGCCAGCGCGCGACCCCCAACGCTTTTTAGCAGAGGAAACACCCCATGAAAGCACCTGTTCGTGTTGCTGTGACCGGCGCTGCCGGCCAGATCGGCTATGCCCTGCTGTTCCGCATCGCCTCCGGAGAAATGCTGGGCAAGGACCAGCCGGTCATTCTGCAGTTGCTTGAACTGCCGATCGAGAAAGCCCAGGCCGCCCTCAAGGGCGTGATGATGGAACTGGAAGACTGCGCATTCCCGCTGCTGGCGGGCATGGTCGGTACCGACGACGCCGAAGTGGCCTTCAAGGACGTCGATGTCGCCCTGCTGGTCGGTTCGCGTCCGCGCGGCCCGGGCATGGAGCGCAAGGATCTGCTGCTGGCCAATGCGGAGATCTTCACCGCGCAGGGCGCGGCCCTGAACAAGGTCGCCAAGCGCGACGTGAAGGTGCTGGTGGTCGGCAACCCGGCCAACACCAATGCCTATATCGCCATGAAGTCGGCGCCGGACCTGGACCCCAAGAATTTCACCGCGATGCTGCGCCTGGACCACAACCGTGCGCTGAGCCAGCTCTCGGTCAAGCTCGGCAAGCCGGTGGCCGGCATCGAGAAGCTGGCGGTGTGGGGCAACCACAGCCCGACCATGTACCCGGATTACCGTTTCGCCACCTCCGATGGCGCTTCGGTAGGCGATGCGATCAACGACCAGGAATGGAACGCGTCTACCTTCATCCCGACCGTGGGCAAGCGCGGCGCGGCGATCATCGAGGCGCGCGGTCTGTCCTCGGCCGCATCGGCTGCCAATGCCGCCATCGATCACGTGCGTGACTGGGTGCTGGGCAGCAACGGCAAGTGGGTCACCATGGGCGTGCCGTCGGACGGTTCCTACGGCATTCCGGAAGGGGTGATGTTCGGCTTCCCGGTCACCACCGAAAACGGCAAGTACACCATCGTCAAGGATCTGCCGATCGACGACTTCAGCCAGAAGTACATCGACAAGACCCTGGCCGAGCTGGAAGAAGAGCGCAGCGGCGTGTCGCATCTGCTGGGTTGATTCGCAGCGCGTTGCTACAAGAACGCCGGGCACTGCCCGGCGTTTTTTTGTGTCCACGTGCAGGCGCTGGACCTGCATGCGGAGCTCGATATGTTGCGATCGTTTGCGGGCAATGCGTGGTGACGACCCGCAGGCGCTGCGAGGGGCGGCTTGCCGTGTGACGTTACGCCAGCTGTCAGGCCGCAGTGCCGATTACGACAGGCCTTCGGCCTTCAGGGCGGCCTGCACATCGGCATCGGCATGCATGCGCTTGAAGAACGCATCCAGCGCGGTCAGGCCGGTGAGGTCGACGCCGGCTTTGTTGGCCCACCGCAAGGTCACGAACAGATAGGCATCGGCGCCGGTATGGCTGTCGCCGGCCAACCACTGCCGGCCCTGCAGATGCGTATCGACGCGTGTGTAGAGAGCGCGCAACTTGCTGCGTGCATCGTCGTGACTGCGCGCGATCAATGCCTGATCCTGCAGATACGCCGTGCTGCCGAAGATCGGCTTGAAGGTCGGATGTACATCGGCATTGGAAAAGGCGATCCAGCGATTGATTTCGGCGCGGCTGCGCGCGCTGCCATCACCGCCAAGGCTGGTGAGCGGCGCAACATCGGCGATGTAATTCAGGATGGCCGCGTTCTGGGTTAGGGCCCAATCATCGACCATCAGTAACGGCACTGCGCCAGCGGGATTGAGCTGCAGATACTCGGGCGACTTCATGGTTGCTGCATCGACCACGACCAGGTCGAACGGAAGCCCGGACCAGCGCAACACAATGTGGTCTGCAAGCGAACAGGCGCCGGGCTTGGTGTAGAGCTTCATGTGCATCCAATGGTGAAGAGGGGATGCAAGCTTAGCCGGGTTGTGCGGCAAGCTGTGCCGCCTGCCCATCGGCGGTGGCCTGGGCGCTGCCGCCCATCGGCATCGTCACGCGTAGCGATCTGCGGGCTGCACGCACCGGGCGCTCGGCTGCATCGGGGGGCATGCTGCGCAGTCGCGCATCGACTGGCGTGTGCGACAACCTGTCGCTGTTGGCCGGCCGCGTCATCGCAACGGTTCGGACACGTTGCAACGCGCTATCGGCGCACGCTGTCGCTACGACGCAGTCCGCGGGCGCAGCTTCTGCACGCGGTAGAAAGTGTGATCGCCGATGGTGGCAACCTGATACGCATTCCGCCAACTCGGGCTGGCAATCGCGCTGGCAGCAAAGTGGCTCGCGCCAGGCACGATCTCCTTGCGCTGGCCCACCGGCAACGCCCAGTTGCGTTCGGCGGCGAGGGCAACACCCAATGCCTTGTTCCAGGCGTCGTCGTTCTTCAACTGCGTGCCTGGCGCGACGATCGTCGGTGCAAACTGCTTGCGTGCAGTGACCACCTCACACATCGAGTCGCCCCACAAGCCGCTGTCCAGTCGACGCAACGCAACTTCAGCGACAGCCTGTTGGCCGCGCAAGGTCTGGTCGCGCGCTTCCAGATAAACGGTCGTACTCAAGCACAGTGAATCTGCAGCTGGCTGCGGCATCAATTGCGCCAGCCAGAATATCCAAATCATCTTCATACAACTCCTTGCTCCGTATGGGCCGGTCCGCAGAGCATCCAAGGTGGATGCACCAATACGAAAGGCTTGGCGTCATGGGGAGGCGACCTGTCACGGGCCGCCCGGTCTTCGGTGAAAGAGGGATCTACCGAAGGTGCCCACCAAGTGAGGTGGGTCAAAAAGTTGGCGCAAGGTAGGCGGCGATCACATAATCTTGGCTGAATGGGCGGGGTTGACGCGGCGCGACTTCGGCGGTGTCTGCGTTATGCCCAAGGCACAGCACGCAAGGCAGCTGTAACGCGCGTCGCATTCGCCCAGGCGACACGGGTGCGTGCAGTGCCTGGTTCCGATATCGCGTGCACTGTGCAGCAAGACGTTTGGCTGATTCTGCGTTCACGCCGGCTGCACGTTTCTTCTGGGCTACGAAAAGACACGCGGCGAACCTGCGCGTCATCGAGTCGACGATGATGGTCCGTCGCACGCGATTGCATGCGTGGGCACTGCGCATCTGTCGGTATCGTCGAGCAAGCCGTTGACGATGCGCAGCATGAACTCGCATGCGATGTCGGACGTTGCGTTATCGCATCGCTATCGCAACGATTCTGATGGCCGGGTTGTCGCACTCATGGGTGCTCAATCGTGATGCGCTCAGGCTTCGCTCGCGAGGCGTATATTCGAGATCGCCAAGCTAGGTGGCTGTCATGATGCTCATCGCGACGGTCATGCGCATCGCGAGTGGATGCTGGAGCCCAATCTATGATCATACGCACGCCGGCAACCGCAGCTTCAAAGCAAGCAAGTCGTCGGGTGACGATGCATATCGAATATGCGCGTGGCTTCGGCAGCGAAAACGGAAGGATCTTTTTCGAGCGTCGGCTATGTTGGTCACTACAAGTGACGCCTGAGGGCGACTAAAGAACTGCCCAGCCACCAGGCTTGCGCGGCCGTTGCCCGCAGTCGGCGTTTTCCGTTCGTAGACTGCTGTTCCCGTGCGCCGTCCACGCTCATTTGGCCACTGTTCGCTACGTTTTATCAGCCGCTAAATGGTTCGGTGCAGATTCAACAAACTATCTTCGCGCCGGTCTGGTCAAGGATCGGCTTTGGGTGCATCCGGATACAGGCAGTCAAGTGTGTAATGGTCTCGATTGTGGTGTCGCTTCTGCGGCCAGTCGTCGCTCAAGTCGCGATACACGGTTGTTCCAGGCCAGCAGCAGACAGGCCGCGCCGCAGGCGACAGGCCCGATTGCCATCGACCATGCCAGTTGCGCTTGAGCTGCGCCGTGGTCGTTGTAAAGCTGCAACAGCAGGCCGACCACCGTGCTGCCTAGCGCAAGCGCAACCTGTGCCACCGCTGTCAGCACGGCAGAGCGGCGAGCTTGTTGGATGGGGCCGTACTGCATGGAAAGTTCGGCATGGCGCGCCCAGACCCATTGTCCGGCGCTGCCCGCGGCCATGCCCATGCAAAGTGCCAGCGCCGCATCCAGGCAGGTGCTGCGGGTTGTCTGCAGCGCAAACAGCAGCCCACAGCCTGCCAGCGCGGCGCCGCTGTATCCCAGGCGCTGGAACGCGCCGGTATGCAGACGCGCTGCCAGCGGTTGTACGACCACCGAGCCAATGGCATAGCTGATCAGCAGCGCGCTGCCCCAACGTTGCGAAATAATCAGTGTCTGCGCCAGATACGGCGCCAGTTTGGTAAACGTAGGCAAGGTCAGCGACAGCAGCGCGATCACCATCAGCGGCAACAGTGGATGGTGGCGCAAGGATGTGAACGATCGATCCGTTGGTACGCTGTTGACGTGCTGCGTCTGCGGTTGCAGCGTCAGACGCAGCCACCACGACGCGGTCACTGCAATGCAGCTCGCAATGCAAACCACCGTCATCGCCATGGCAGCACCCGCATGCGGCCTGGAGAGCAGCAGCCCGATCGCTGCACTCATCGATAATGCAGCCAGACCGCTGCCGATCAAGCGCAGTGCGCTTACGCCTTGCGCTCCGCGCCAAGGCCAACGGCAGAGCCCAAGTAACGTGTTCTGCGCGACATCGCCGATGGCGTAGGCCGCGCGAAACGGCAGGCTGAGCAACAGCACGCAGGGCAGGCGTGCAGGCGGCGGCAATAGCGGCACCAAAAACAGCAATGACATCGCCGCCGCCGCCAGCGCCATGCCTCGCCATTGCGTGCGCCCCGCCCATGCCAGGCTGATGCCCGCTTGCCAGCGGCGCGCAGCCAGTAGCCCCATTGCGGCACTGACCAGCAGCCCGGCAGCGACCGACACGCCGGCAGCTGTTGCACTCAGTCCCACGTATTCGGTCAGGGCGAAGATCAGCAGCAGCTCGCCGGTGTACCAGAGCAGACTCTTGCCGAAATGCGCAGCCGTGTACGCCAGCAACGTTTCCATTGACAGGGTAGGGATCAGGCACGTCTTCGAAGCAGGCGGCATCCGCCGCTTATAGCGCAGCGCCAAGACACTACGAAGAACCGCGCACGCGTCGACGCGGGATGGCGCTAGTACGGACGAGAGCGGCGGCCATGATGGCGCAGCTTCAAAGCCCCTCCCAAGCGGAGAAGGGCTTGCACCTGGGTGGACATCTGTCCCGGACGGCGCGGCACCGCCTCAGCGGGTGCGCGCACCGATCACAGCAGCGCAGCGAGTCGGCTGGCCTGGTTGATCGCGCGTTTGGCGTCCAGCTCGGCGGCCACGTCCGCGCCGCCGATCAGGTGCGGTTGCTGGCCGTTGGCCTGCAGCGCGGCCAGCAGCTCGCGTCGCGGTTCCTGACCGGCGCAGATCACCACGGTGCCGACGTCGAGCAATTGCTCGTTGCCCTCCACGCGAATGCGCAGTCCGGCGTCGTCCACGCCCAGATATTCCACGCCGCCGAGCATCTTGACGCCCTTGGCCTTGAGCGTTGCGCGGTGTATCCAGCCGGTGGTCTTGCCCAGGCGGGCACCTGGCCGCCCGGGGCTGCGCTGCAGCAGCCAGACTTGACGGGCAGGGCGCTCGGGTTGCGGCTTGGCCAGCGCGCCGCGCGCTTCGAAGGTCGGGTCCACGCCCCATTCGGCCATCCATCGCTGCGGATCCAGCGCCGGCGACTCCCCGGCGTGCACCAGAAATTCGCCGACATCGAAACCGATGCCACCTGCGCCGATGATCGCCACCTTGGGAGCAGCCACATGCCGGCCCAGCACCACGTCCAGGTAGCTCACCACCATCGGGTGATCGGCACCGGGAAAGTCGACCTTGCGCGGTTCGATGCCGGTCGCCAGCACGACCTCGTCGAAGTCCTTCAGGTCTGCTGCCTGCACAGGCGCGTTCAGACGCAGCTGGACGCCAGTGGCTTCGATCCGGTGACGGAAATAGCGCAGTGTTTCGTTGAATTCTTCCTTGCCCGGGATGCGCCGGGCCACATTGAACTGCCCGCCGATCTCGCTGCCCGCATCGAACAAGGTGACGTGATGCCCGCGCTCGGCCGCCACCGTCGCGCAGGCCAGGCCCGCAGGTCCGGCGCCGACCACGGCAATGCGCTTGGGCGTTGCGGTAGGTGTATAGATCAGCTCGGTTTCGTGTACGGCGCGCGGGTTGACCAGGCAGGTGGCGAGCTTGTTTTCGAACACGTGATCCAGGCAGGCCTGGTTGCAGGCGATACACGTATTGATGGTGTGCGACTGCCCGGCGCGGGCCTTGTTGGTCCACTGCGGGTCGGCCAGCAGCGGGCGCGCCAGCGACACCATGTCTGCTGCGCCGTCGGACAGGATGCGTTCTGCCACTTCCGGCATGTTGATGCGGTTGCTCGCCACCACCGGAATGCGCAGATGCGGTTTGAGCTTGGCGGTGACGCCGGCGAATGCGGCGCGTGGCACCGAGGTGGCGATGGTCGGCACGCGCGCTTCATGCCAGCCGATGCCGGAGTTGATGATGGTCGCGCCGGCGGCTTCGATGGCCTGCGCCTGCGCCAGGATCTCCTGCCACTGGTTGCCGTCTTCGACCAGGTCCACCAGCGACAGCCGGTAGATGATGATGAAGTCGGGCCCGCAGGCTTCACGGATGCGGCGCACGATTTCCACCGCAAACCGCATGCGCTTGGTCGCGTCGCCACCCCAGGCATCGTTGCGCTGGTTGGTACGCGCGGCGGTGAACTCGTTGATCAGGTAGCCTTCCGAGCCCATCACCTCGACACCGTCGTAGCCGGCCTCGCGCGCCAGCCGCGCGGCGCGCGCGTACGCGGCGATCTGCCGGTCCACCGCCGCTGCCGACAATGCGCGCGGAGTGAACGGATTGATCGGCGCCTGCAGCCTGGACGGCGCCACCGACAACGGGTGGTAGGCATAGCGCCCGGCGTGCAGCAGCTGCATGCAGATCTTGGCGCCGTGCTCGTGCACCGCGCGGGTGACCTGGCGGTGCGGGCGGACTTCCCAGGGCCAGGACAGTTTGCCGCCAAACGGCTTGAGCCAACCCACCACGTTCGGCGAGAAGCCGCCGGTGACGATCAGGCCGACACCGCCTGCGGCCCGTTCGGCGAAATAGGCGGCCAACCTGGGGAAATCGCGCGCCCGATCTTCCAGCCCGGTGTGCATCGAGCCCATCAGGACGCGGTTGCGCAATTGGGTGAAACCTAGATCGAGTGGCGTGAACAGGTGCGGGAAGGACGAGGCGGACGGGCCGGTGGCGGGCGACATGATATGGATACGCTGGCGTACGGAGTGCGCACGATGCAGGCAAACGGGCGTGGCGGCAAGTCCCAAGCTGCCGGCCGCGATGCAGACCTTGCCTGGCTGACTTCACCGCATCGGTTATGCGCGGGCCCGCCATGGGCGGCGCCTGACCATCATGTAGCGGGCATGCCTGGCCATCGCCGCGCAGCCGATGGCGGGCGTAGTCCCAGTCTGTCTGCAGTGTTTCCGCGCAAACAGGCGGCGCTACCCGCTGTGGCTACCACCCGGCCAACGCCAGCTTGCCGATGGTGCTGCCGCTCTCCAGCCGCCGATGCGCTTCCCGCAGGTTGTCGGCGTTGATCGGCGACAGCGTTTCGGTGTGTGTCGTGCGCAGCTCGCCGGCGTCGATCAGGCTCGCGGCACGGTTGAGGATGCGATGCTGTTCCACCATATCGTCGGTGGCGTAGCGCGACCGCGCGAACATCAGCTCCCAATGGATGCCGATGCACTTTGACTTGTACGGGTCGCCAATCATCAGGGGGCTGCGTGGCTCGACGATCAGGCCGACATGCCCCTGCGGCGCCAGGATCTCGCCCAACTGCTGCCAGTAGCGGTCGGTATCGGCCAGATTCAGCGCCGCATCCACCTGTTGCAGGCCCAGTGCCCGCAACTGCGCGTGCAGCGGTTGGTGGTGGTCGACGACGTGCTGCGCACCCATCTGCCGCACCCATTCGACGCTCTCCGGGCGGGAGGCCGTGGCGATCACGGTGAAGCCGGCATGTCGCGCCAGCTGGATCGCAATCGATCCCACCCCGCCGGCACCGCCAATGATCAATAGATGGCGGCCGCGGTTACGTGCGCCATCGAATGCGAACGGCATGCGCTGGAACAGCAGCTCCCAGGCGGTGAGCGTGGTCAATGGCAAGGCAGCCGCCTGCGCAAAGCTCAGCGAAGTGGGCTTGCAGCCGGCGATGCGCGCATCCACCAGCTGATACTGCGCGTTGCTCCCCGGCCGGCCGATATCCCCGGCGTAGTACACCTCGTCGCCCACGGCAAACGCAGTGACGTCCGGGCCCACCGCCTCGATCACGCCCGCAGCGTCGTATCCCAGGATTTTTGGCTCGGTCAGTGGCTGCGGCTTGGGCGCACGCACCTTGGTATCGACCGGATTGACCGAGATCGCTTCCACCCGTACCAATAAGTCATACCCCGAAGGCGCGGCGGGGGCGGGGACGTCGATGTCAAGCAGCGATGCCGGATCATCGATCGGCAGATAACGGGTGAGGGCGACGGCTTTCATCGGGACGCTCCTGGTGGGGAGTTCAGGGTGCGTTGTGGAGTGAGGCGGCTGCAATAACCGACTCCGCAATTCAGCTCGGCCGGGGCATTGCGTTCACCAATGTGGTTTTTTGCGCTCACCAAGCCCCCGCAAAACGCCCTGTCTGGAACCGTATTCAACAGGCTCAAGTGGGCTGCCGTTCAGATGCATTGACTGGCGAAAGTGGGTGCCCGGTCCTTTCCTTCATGAAACTGTATACGTAGTATTGGATGGGCTCCGCCGCCATGGTGATTGCTTTCACATGTTATATGACCGTTAACGCGATCTTCACTGAGGCCGGCTTAATCTGCGCCCCGATGGCTCTGGATGTGACGAGCATCTTTACCAAGAACAACGCCTCTATCGGTTTATCTCCCAAAGAAGGAGCTGTATAAATGAACAAGAAAATTCTCACTGCCGCGTTGCTCGGCGGTCTGGCAGTTGCCCAGGCTGCGTCCGCGCAGGAGTTCGATGACCGTTGGTACCTGACCGGTAGCGCTGGCTTCAACTTCCAGGACAGCGATCGTCTGACCAATGATGCTCCGTTCGTCACCCTGGGCCTGGGCAAGTTTGTCAGCCCGAACTGGTCGATCGACGGTGAACTGAACTATCAGAACCCGAACTTCGATGCCAACCAGGATCAGAACTGGAGCCAGTACGGCATCTCGTTCGACCTGCGTCGCCACTTCATCCAGGAAGGCCGCGGCTGGAACCCCTACCTGCTGTTCGGTCTGGGCTACCAGCGTTCGGAAGAAGAGTTCGACGCAACTCCGAACCCGGTTTCGCCGGGCCAGCAGAAGGACGGCAACTTTGCCGCCAAGGCTGGTGTCGGTCTGCAGACCACCTTCGACAAGCGCGTCGCCGTGCGTGCTGAACTGGCCTACCGCGCCGACTTCAACGACCAGAGCGTTGCTGCTCCGCAGGAAGACTGGTTCGGCGACGTGCTGGCTTCGGTCGGCGTCGTGATCCCGCTGGGACCGGCTCCGTCGACCGCTCCGCCGCCGGCTCCGGCTCCGGTTGCCCCGAGCTGCGCAGACCTGGATGACGACGGTGACGGCGTCAACAACTGCGACGACAAGTGCCCGGCTTCGCAGCCCGGCCAGACCATCGGTCCGGACGGTTGCCCGGTTCCTGTGTCGATCGACCTGAAGGGCGTGAACTTCGACTTCAACAAGTCGACCCTGCGTCCGGACGCACAGTCGATCCTGAGCGAAGCGACCGAGATCCTGAAGCGTTACCCCGACCTGAAGGTCGAGGTTGCCGGTCACACCGACTCGAAGGGTACCGACGCGTACAACCAGAAGCTGTCCGAGCGTCGTGCGACCACCGTGTACGACTACCTGACCAAGAACGGCGTCGATGCGTCGCGTCTGGTTGGTCCGATCGGCTACGGCGAGAGCCGTCCGATTGCTCCGAACGCCAACCCGGATGGTTCGGACAATCCGGAAGGCCGTGCGAAGAACCGTCGTACCGAGCTGAACGTCCAGAACTAATCGGACCGCTAGCTTGTTCCATACAAAACCCGGCCTTGTGCCGGGTTTTGTCTATGTGCGCTCCGAAAGTCCCCAATTCTTCTGCGCACAGGCTGCAATGCTGTCTGTGTTGCCATCCCGGCACGGTTCTGGTTGAAACAGCGTTCATCGCTGCCTACACTCGCCGCGTCGATATCACACACTCTTACTTGGAAGAACCAACGATGCTGCGTACCGCTTCGGCAGGATTGCTCTGTCTCGCCTTGATTCCCGCCGCCTACGCCGCTCCGAACTGCGCCGGCAGCACGGTGTCCCAGCCGCTGCCGTTGCCCGCCACCGTCATTGCACCGGCGGCCGCCGAGTTCTATACCCGTAGCGTCCAGCTGGGCATGCCCACCGGCGTGTTGGCCCAGCCCTATACCAGCGAGCAGTCGGTGGACCGCGTGCTGCTGCGTCTGCGCGTGGAAGGCTGCCAGGACGTGGCCAAGGTGATTCCGCCGGGCGGCACGGTCAACCCGAACGACCCGGCTGCCTACAAGGCCACCACCGCATTCGACAACACGCCGTGGCGCTTCGACATGAGCCAGAACGGCAAGCGCATGACCGCCGAAGAATTCGATGCCTGGATGAAGTCGCGCGGCGTGCGTGTGGTCAAGGCGCGCCCGGTTGCCGGCGCAGCGCCGGCGGCAGCGGCACCTGCACCGGCGGCCGACGCCAAGCCGGTCGAAAACAAGTAAGCCGCGCGGTCGGGACGGCATGACCCGGCGGCCCCCGCCGGCGACGTCCCGGCATCGCAGCCGTGGTTCGTCGGTGCCGATGCGCCCGACGCGTGCCTCGGCGGCAGGACCAGGCATCACCGCGCCACGTCATGGGCTGGCGCGGGTGTTGTCCAAGCTGGGTGTGTGTTCGCGCACCGAGGCGGCACGCTGGATCGTCGATGGGCGCGTCAGCGTGGATACGCGGGTGGTTCGCGACCCCGAATTTCCGATCCGTGCCGACCAGCATCAGGCGATCGCGGTGGACGGCCAGCCGCTGGCCGGGCCTGAGCGGGTCTATCTGATGCTCAACAAGCCGCGTGGCGTGGTCACCACGGTGCGCGACGAGCAGGGCAGGGACACGGTGTATCGCTGTTTCGACGGCGCCGGCCTGCCGTGGATTGCACCGGTGGGGCGGCTGGACAAGGCCAGCGAGGGCCTGCTGCTATTCAGCAACGACCCGCAATGGGCAGCGGCGGTGACCGATCCGGCCACTGGCCCGGACAAGACCTATCACGTGCAGATCGACTGCCGCCCCGACGCCGGGCAGCTGGCGCAGTTGCAGACCGGTGTGATCGATCCCGACCCCGAGGGTGATGGCGCGCTGCTGCGTGCCAAGCGGGTGCGCTTGCTGCGCGAGGGTGAGCGCAATGCATGGCTGGAAATCGTGCTGGACGAAGGCCGCAATCGGCAGATCCGTCGACTGCTGGCGGCCGTGGAGATCGGGGTGTTGCGGCTGGTGCGCGTGGCGATCGGGCCGCTGGCGATGGGCGAGCTGGGTAAAGGCGTGTGGCGAGCGCTCAGCGCGGAGGAAGTCCAGGCGCTGACGTCGGCTCCCGCCAGCGCGCCAGACGCGCGCTGAGCAGCGCAGCGACGACTTCGCCGGCGCGCGCATCGCTGGCGCCATTGGCATCGTGGCGCCGACCTTTGGCGTGATTGCAGCCGGCACAGGCCAGCGCCAGATTGCGTGCATCGTTGGGGTCGTCGCCGACCCGCGCGCATAGCGCTGCTGCTGCGCGGCGCCCGAACCAGGCCTGCGGGACCACGTGTTCGAGCGTGGTGTGCCCCAGCGGTTCGCCGTCGATGCCGATGTGCAGGCGGCGACGGCAATGCAGGCAGCGGGTCTGCCAGCTGCCG
This genomic window contains:
- a CDS encoding peptidylprolyl isomerase encodes the protein MSLIATFDTSRGPIVVELYPEKAPLTVANFVNLAKRGFYNGLSFHRVIADFMIQGGCPEGSGRGGPGYRFEDETNNGVGHERGVLSMANAGPNTNGSQFFITHTATPWLDGKHTVFGKVTQGLDVVDSVAQGDTINTLTIEGDTDAVLAAKADRVAEWNKILAA
- a CDS encoding malate dehydrogenase — protein: MKAPVRVAVTGAAGQIGYALLFRIASGEMLGKDQPVILQLLELPIEKAQAALKGVMMELEDCAFPLLAGMVGTDDAEVAFKDVDVALLVGSRPRGPGMERKDLLLANAEIFTAQGAALNKVAKRDVKVLVVGNPANTNAYIAMKSAPDLDPKNFTAMLRLDHNRALSQLSVKLGKPVAGIEKLAVWGNHSPTMYPDYRFATSDGASVGDAINDQEWNASTFIPTVGKRGAAIIEARGLSSAASAANAAIDHVRDWVLGSNGKWVTMGVPSDGSYGIPEGVMFGFPVTTENGKYTIVKDLPIDDFSQKYIDKTLAELEEERSGVSHLLG
- a CDS encoding glutathione binding-like protein — protein: MKLYTKPGACSLADHIVLRWSGLPFDLVVVDAATMKSPEYLQLNPAGAVPLLMVDDWALTQNAAILNYIADVAPLTSLGGDGSARSRAEINRWIAFSNADVHPTFKPIFGSTAYLQDQALIARSHDDARSKLRALYTRVDTHLQGRQWLAGDSHTGADAYLFVTLRWANKAGVDLTGLTALDAFFKRMHADADVQAALKAEGLS
- a CDS encoding cell wall hydrolase gives rise to the protein MKMIWIFWLAQLMPQPAADSLCLSTTVYLEARDQTLRGQQAVAEVALRRLDSGLWGDSMCEVVTARKQFAPTIVAPGTQLKNDDAWNKALGVALAAERNWALPVGQRKEIVPGASHFAASAIASPSWRNAYQVATIGDHTFYRVQKLRPRTAS
- a CDS encoding MFS transporter, with product METLLAYTAAHFGKSLLWYTGELLLIFALTEYVGLSATAAGVSVAAGLLVSAAMGLLAARRWQAGISLAWAGRTQWRGMALAAAAMSLLFLVPLLPPPARLPCVLLLSLPFRAAYAIGDVAQNTLLGLCRWPWRGAQGVSALRLIGSGLAALSMSAAIGLLLSRPHAGAAMAMTVVCIASCIAVTASWWLRLTLQPQTQHVNSVPTDRSFTSLRHHPLLPLMVIALLSLTLPTFTKLAPYLAQTLIISQRWGSALLISYAIGSVVVQPLAARLHTGAFQRLGYSGAALAGCGLLFALQTTRSTCLDAALALCMGMAAGSAGQWVWARHAELSMQYGPIQQARRSAVLTAVAQVALALGSTVVGLLLQLYNDHGAAQAQLAWSMAIGPVACGAACLLLAWNNRVSRLERRLAAEATPQSRPLHT
- a CDS encoding NADPH-dependent 2,4-dienoyl-CoA reductase, with the translated sequence MSPATGPSASSFPHLFTPLDLGFTQLRNRVLMGSMHTGLEDRARDFPRLAAYFAERAAGGVGLIVTGGFSPNVVGWLKPFGGKLSWPWEVRPHRQVTRAVHEHGAKICMQLLHAGRYAYHPLSVAPSRLQAPINPFTPRALSAAAVDRQIAAYARAARLAREAGYDGVEVMGSEGYLINEFTAARTNQRNDAWGGDATKRMRFAVEIVRRIREACGPDFIIIYRLSLVDLVEDGNQWQEILAQAQAIEAAGATIINSGIGWHEARVPTIATSVPRAAFAGVTAKLKPHLRIPVVASNRINMPEVAERILSDGAADMVSLARPLLADPQWTNKARAGQSHTINTCIACNQACLDHVFENKLATCLVNPRAVHETELIYTPTATPKRIAVVGAGPAGLACATVAAERGHHVTLFDAGSEIGGQFNVARRIPGKEEFNETLRYFRHRIEATGVQLRLNAPVQAADLKDFDEVVLATGIEPRKVDFPGADHPMVVSYLDVVLGRHVAAPKVAIIGAGGIGFDVGEFLVHAGESPALDPQRWMAEWGVDPTFEARGALAKPQPERPARQVWLLQRSPGRPGARLGKTTGWIHRATLKAKGVKMLGGVEYLGVDDAGLRIRVEGNEQLLDVGTVVICAGQEPRRELLAALQANGQQPHLIGGADVAAELDAKRAINQASRLAALL